The following nucleotide sequence is from Pseudobdellovibrionaceae bacterium.
TGGCGCACAACGTCCTGAATTTTTCATCATCTCAGTGGGGGGGATCATGAATAAAGAGGATATAAACGAGCGCTTGGCTCTGGGTGCCGATCTAGTGCAAGTTTATTCAGCGTTAATCTTCGAAGGTCTTGGTTTTTTTACCAAAGTTAGAAATTAAAATTCTTATGTGACTAAAACGATTCCATCTAATAAAATCTGTAAGATGAATCGCAAGAAAAGAGCTTATTGGATCCCCGTTGTAACTGCCCTGATGAAGCGCGGCGATGAAGTTCTCTTAGGTTTAAGACCCGAAGGCCACAACCTTGCAGGCTACTGGGAGTTTCCTGGCGGTAAAATGGAACTAGGAGAAGAACCCGAAGACTCGCTCAAACGCGAGCTTAAAGAAGAGCTGGGCATTGATGCAGAAATTGGCGACATTTGTCTGACCAGTTCCCATAATTATGGAGACACCACAATTTTACTTTTATTTTATGAAGTCCCTTATTGGGTAGGTGAACCTAAAACCGTTCATCATAGTGGGCTGAAGTGGGTGAAGATTGACAGCTTGTCCAAAGAAAATCTGCCCGAAGCCAATTTTAAAGTTCTAGACAAGATCATTGAAGTTTTAAAAAGGTCATGAGTTCTTTGGAATCAAAAAAACTGCACATTTGTTTTGTTACTAAAAATGCTCCTACAAGCACAGGCCCTAACGAGCAAGGCCACATTTTGCCCATGGCCAGACAGATTGTAAAACTAGGGCATCATGTCACCATTCTAACTTGGAAATCCTCTCTGGCTCAAGAAAAGTACGAAGAGGAAGGCATTACGGTGCTCTTCTTAGGCGAAGGACACTACAAATCCATCAAAGACTTTCCTGAGGTGGCCGCCGCTAAGATCAACGAGCTTCACCAAACTCAGTCCCCTATTGATATCGTTCATTCTTTAGATACACCCTTTGCCAAGCCCCATTTGCTTTTTAAGAAAAGGTCTTTTGCTTTATCCTACGGTGTGGAAGTCACCTCTATGACTGAA
It contains:
- a CDS encoding (deoxy)nucleoside triphosphate pyrophosphohydrolase translates to MTKTIPSNKICKMNRKKRAYWIPVVTALMKRGDEVLLGLRPEGHNLAGYWEFPGGKMELGEEPEDSLKRELKEELGIDAEIGDICLTSSHNYGDTTILLLFYEVPYWVGEPKTVHHSGLKWVKIDSLSKENLPEANFKVLDKIIEVLKRS